In a single window of the Niabella ginsenosidivorans genome:
- a CDS encoding IPT/TIG domain-containing protein, protein MKTMNRSILTTAAYAAFALYLSVLVSCKKDNGITVTPITPPDTTLRISALSTTTLHYGDTLTIEGSNFSVTAANNTVTINDVAATVQSATAAELKVIVPAVGATGGEVKIKTGNQTASGGNITYVPDVYVAGSQNNAAHALAIYWKNGAADTLSTEESALTSICITGNDVYAAGSERINNLQLANYWKNGVKTTLGTGASVANAIAVNGNNVHVGGWEVVNGFDIPRYWKNGTGISVNVNDPIISQTVLGNGSCYGICVSANNIYAVGYYRNSQGRFSPWEFINGIIPANTIPNNDKHCFANAVFVSGSDEYVAGSQNNATTGLAMATIWKDGTATTLTAGTASVGVATAVFVVGNDVYVAGYEQEDYYHSGLTFAKYWKNGVPVKLSTASSAATGIAVFGNDVYVSGWENNGTCKVAKYWKNGVPVNLGNAVLNSAGNAIVVR, encoded by the coding sequence ATGAAAACAATGAACCGCAGCATCCTTACCACCGCAGCTTATGCAGCATTTGCGCTGTACCTGTCTGTATTGGTTTCCTGCAAAAAAGACAATGGCATTACGGTAACGCCCATTACACCACCGGACACCACGCTCAGGATAAGCGCTCTTTCGACAACCACTTTGCATTATGGGGATACGCTTACCATTGAGGGCAGCAATTTTTCTGTCACAGCCGCCAACAATACCGTTACCATCAATGATGTGGCAGCTACCGTACAATCGGCTACGGCAGCGGAGTTGAAAGTAATCGTCCCGGCCGTAGGAGCTACCGGCGGTGAAGTGAAAATAAAAACAGGCAATCAAACCGCAAGTGGCGGCAACATTACCTATGTGCCCGATGTATATGTAGCAGGTTCTCAAAACAATGCTGCCCATGCTTTAGCCATCTATTGGAAAAACGGCGCTGCTGATACGCTAAGCACGGAGGAATCGGCTCTGACTTCCATTTGTATAACCGGCAATGATGTGTATGCAGCCGGAAGTGAAAGAATAAATAACTTACAATTGGCCAACTACTGGAAAAACGGCGTTAAAACCACGCTTGGCACAGGGGCATCAGTAGCCAATGCCATCGCTGTAAACGGAAACAATGTACACGTAGGTGGTTGGGAAGTAGTAAACGGGTTTGACATTCCGAGGTATTGGAAGAACGGAACAGGAATATCGGTAAATGTAAATGACCCCATTATATCACAAACAGTGCTTGGCAATGGCTCCTGCTATGGTATTTGTGTAAGTGCCAACAATATATATGCTGTTGGATATTATCGCAACTCACAGGGAAGGTTTTCGCCCTGGGAATTTATAAACGGGATAATACCGGCCAATACCATACCCAATAACGATAAGCATTGCTTTGCCAACGCTGTTTTCGTTAGCGGGAGCGATGAGTATGTGGCAGGCAGCCAAAATAATGCAACAACCGGGTTGGCCATGGCCACCATCTGGAAAGACGGGACGGCTACAACATTAACCGCAGGTACTGCTTCAGTAGGCGTTGCCACCGCTGTTTTTGTGGTGGGAAACGATGTATATGTGGCAGGATATGAACAGGAAGACTATTATCATAGCGGGCTGACTTTTGCTAAATACTGGAAGAACGGTGTGCCTGTAAAATTATCAACAGCATCTTCCGCTGCTACGGGCATTGCTGTTTTTGGTAATGATGTTTATGTATCAGGATGGGAAAACAACGGCACCTGCAAGGTAGCCAAATACTGGAAAAACGGTGTGCCGGTTAATTTAGGGAATGCTGTACTTAATTCGGCCGGCAATGCGATTGTTGTACGGTAA
- a CDS encoding LamG domain-containing protein yields MKRIFALLFLVLSVQSLRAQAINDSLLLYLPFNGNANDASGNDNNGIVHNAALTADRNNTANAAYDFNGTGAYIEIPASPSLSKIYTSGEVTIAAWINIRNWYNNWNVFAVFEQYDPNNDWGSVLLEANWASGGILFESGYNTNYIGCDYPWNFNEWHHLAATYSKLTDTAKFYVDGNLIGSKEYHEVFSSDTVNTYAIGRSLSGPDEYSDGMIDEVRIYNRALKDTELQALSLITGDSGLPVTFGNVAAVIKGNALQVNFTCLTEKNNDRFVIEASSDGKLFKEIGTLKSGTGNSDTPVQYSFSLNMTSLSVAGFGLLAMLLLPVCKRNRHLPAVVFFVSTFISCTKTSGEIQRGMPGNIYIRIAQVDKDGTKAYSKIIQAIKEQ; encoded by the coding sequence ATGAAACGCATTTTTGCGCTGCTTTTTTTGGTGCTATCAGTGCAATCGTTACGGGCACAGGCTATTAACGACAGCCTGTTGCTTTATCTGCCCTTCAACGGTAATGCCAATGATGCAAGCGGCAATGACAACAACGGCATCGTACATAATGCTGCACTTACCGCTGATAGAAATAACACCGCAAATGCAGCGTATGATTTTAACGGTACGGGTGCTTATATAGAGATACCGGCAAGCCCTTCGCTCTCCAAAATTTATACGTCCGGAGAAGTAACGATTGCCGCCTGGATCAATATCCGCAACTGGTACAACAACTGGAATGTGTTTGCTGTTTTTGAACAATACGATCCAAATAACGACTGGGGTTCGGTGCTGCTGGAGGCCAACTGGGCCTCCGGAGGGATTTTGTTCGAGTCGGGCTACAATACCAATTACATCGGTTGTGATTATCCATGGAACTTCAACGAATGGCATCATCTTGCGGCAACATATAGCAAGCTCACGGACACTGCAAAATTTTATGTGGACGGCAACCTGATTGGTTCTAAAGAATACCACGAAGTCTTTAGCTCGGATACTGTAAATACCTATGCTATCGGGCGCAGCCTAAGTGGCCCCGACGAATACAGCGATGGCATGATAGACGAAGTGCGCATTTACAATCGTGCATTGAAGGATACTGAATTACAGGCATTGTCCCTTATTACCGGCGACAGCGGGCTACCTGTAACTTTTGGAAATGTTGCAGCAGTTATAAAAGGAAATGCTTTGCAGGTAAATTTTACCTGCCTTACAGAAAAAAATAACGACCGGTTTGTCATTGAGGCTTCATCAGATGGCAAACTGTTTAAAGAAATAGGAACGCTAAAATCCGGGACCGGCAATTCAGATACGCCCGTACAATACAGCTTCAGCCTTAATATGACCAGTTTGAGCGTTGCCGGTTTTGGCCTGCTGGCCATGCTGTTATTGCCGGTATGTAAAAGAAACCGTCATCTGCCTGCCGTGGTATTTTTTGTGAGCACGTTTATTTCCTGTACTAAAACTTCCGGCGAAATACAGCGTGGTATGCCCGGTAACATTTACATACGGATAGCGCAGGTAGATAAAGACGGAACAAAAGCATACAGTAAAATAATACAGGCCATAAAAGAACAATAA